From a single Lolium rigidum isolate FL_2022 chromosome 7, APGP_CSIRO_Lrig_0.1, whole genome shotgun sequence genomic region:
- the LOC124674201 gene encoding defensin-like protein CAL1 translates to MAPISRRMVASALFVLLLLAATEMGTTRVAEARHRHRHCESQSHRFRGACWSDSNCAHVCNTEGFPSGNCKFHGFESKCFCKKPCST, encoded by the exons ATGGCTCCGATCTCTCGCCGTATGGTTGcctccgccctcttcgtcctgctCCTACTCGCCGCCACAG AGATGGGGACGACGAGGGTGGCGGAGGCGAGACACAGGCACAGGCACTGCGAGTCTCAGAGCCACAGGTTCCGTGGAGCGTGCTGGAGTGACAGCAACTGCGCGCACGTCTGCAACACGGAGGGCTTCCCCTCGGGCAACTGCAAGTTCCACGGCTTCGAGAGCAAGTGCTTTTGCAAGAAACCATGCTCCACATGA